The following proteins are encoded in a genomic region of Neovison vison isolate M4711 chromosome 12, ASM_NN_V1, whole genome shotgun sequence:
- the NCKAP5L gene encoding nck-associated protein 5-like isoform X2, with protein MSEAMDQPAGSPGKPRPGEGGDSGTEPGTCQELLHRLRELEAENSALAQANENQRETYERCLDEVANHVVQALLNQKDLREECIKLKKRVFDLERQNQMLSALFQQKLQLTTGSLPQVCWEQQLRPGGPGPPAAPPLALDALSPFLRKKAQILEVLRALEETDPLLLCSPATPWRPPSEGPGSPEPINGELCGPPQPEPSSWAPYLLLGPGSLGGLLHWERLLGAPGEEEGAGRIWGPGRGASQAPGTGSGAPCAPGSSSSSSSDEAGDPNEAPSPDTLLGALARKQLNLGQLLEDTESYLQAFLAGAAGPLSGDLPGPGQPSSPDQGPPQLSKSKGLPKSAWGGVTPEAQRPGFGATSEGQGPLPFLSMFMGAGDAPLGSRPGHPYSSSQVKSKLQIGPSSPGEAQGPLLPSPARGLKFLKLPPASEKVPSPGGPQLSPQLPRNSRIPCRNSGSDGSPSPLLARRGLGGGELSPEGAQGLPTSPSPCSSALDSAQLRPPPPALSTTLSPGPVVSPCYENILDLSRSTFRGPSPEPPPSPLQVPTYPQLTLEVPRAPEVLRSPGAPPSPCLPEPCSYGSAQEKSLDKTGSESPHPGRRTPSSSSKKPNQGAGRRPGDPGYTPLRDRLVALGKLKTGPEGPEKNGVPAKPGTEKARGAGRSGESPGDVAPPTPRPPEGPEAKGALRGAVALGMSSLKQQEPGLLGDPGARIYSSHSMGARVDLEPVSPRSCLTKVELAKSRLAGALCPQAPRTPAKAPTSAPSLGKPSKSPHGSPTKLPSKSPTKVVPRPVAPPTTKEPPKPDKGKGPPWADCGSAPAQPTAPTPGPVDPSQGPEGRAPHSAIEEKVMKGIEENVLRLQGQERAPGTEAKHRNASSIASWFGLKKSKLPALNRRTETTKSKEGAGGGSPLRKEGKMEARKLEAESLNISKLMAKAEDLRRALEEEKAYLSSRARPRPGGPAPGPSTGLGQVQGQLAGMYQGADTFMQQLLNRVDGKELPPKNWREPKPEYGDFQPVSSDPKNPWPACGPRNGLVGPLQGCGKPPGKPNSESGRREEMPSEDNLAEPVPTSHFTACGSLTRTLDSGIGTFPPPDHGSNGTPSKNLPKTKPPRLDPPPGVPPARPPPLTKVPRRAHTLEREVPGIEELLVSGRHPSMPAFPALLTATPGHRGHQPCPDDPCEDPGPPPPVQLAKNWTFPNARATNSSTDPFLCPSRQLEGLPRTPMALPVDRKRSLEPSRPAPPPQGPAFGGSRTPSTSDMGEEGRVASGGPPGLETSESLSDSLYDSLSSCGSQG; from the exons ATGTCAGAGGCCATGGACCAGCCCGCTGGGAGTCCTGGAAAGCCGAGGCCGGGAGAGGGTGGTGACAGCGGCACGGAGCCGGGCACCTGCCAGGAGCTGCTGCACCGACTTCGGGAGCTAGAG GCAGAGAACTCGGCGCTTGCCCAGGCCAATGAAAATCAGCGGGAGACCTATGAGCGCTGTCTAGATGAG GTTGCCAACCATGTGGTGCAGGCACTGCTAAACCAGAAG GACCTGCGGGAGGAGTGCATCAAGCTGAAGAAGAGGGTGTTTGACCTGGAACGGCAGAACCAGATGCTGAGTGCCCTGTTTCAGCAGAAACTCCAGCTGACGACAGGCTCCCTCCCTCAG GTATGTTGGGAGCAGCAGCTACGGCCAGGAGGCCCAGGACCCCCAGCTGCCCCACCGCTGGCCCTGGATGCCCTGTCCCCGTTCCTTCGAAAGAAAGCGCAGATCCTGGAGGTGCTGAGAGCCCTGGAAGAGACCGACCCCTTGCTGCTTTGCTCGCCTGCCACCCCGTGGCGACCTCCCAGTGAGGGTCCTGGCTCCCCAGAGCCCATCAATGGCGAGCTGTGTGGCCCACCCCAACCTGAACCCTCCTCCTGGGCCCCCTACCTGCTTCTAGGCCCTGGTAGCCTGGGAGGCCTGCTACACTGGGAGCGCCTCTTGGGGGccccaggggaggaagagggtgcTGGGCGGATCTGGGGCCCTGGTAGGGGCGCTTCCCAGGCTCCAGGCACTGGCTCTGGGGCCCCCTGTGCCCCAGGCAgcagctcctcctcttcctctgatgAGGCGGGTGACCCCAATGAGGCTCCCAGCCCGGACACCCTACTTGGGGCCCTGGCCCGCAAACAGTTGAACCTGGGCCAGCTCCTTGAGGACACAGAGTCTTACCTGCAGGCCTTCTTGGCTGGGGCTGCGGGCCCACTCAGTGGGGACCTGCCAGGTCCCGGGCAGCCATCTTCTCCAGACCAGGGGCCCCCACAGCTGTCCAAGTCCAAAGGCCTCCCCAAGTCAGCTTGGGGTGGGGTTACTCCAGAGGCCCAGAGGCCAGGCTTTGGTGCTACCTCAGAGGGCCAggggcccctccccttcctcagcaTGTTCATGGGTGCGGGTGATGCCCCCCTCGGCTCACGGCCTGGCCACCCCTACTCCTCATCTCAGGTGAAAAGCAAGCTCCAAATTGGCCCCTCTTCTCCTGGGGAAGCCCAGGGGCCACTTCTGCCCTCTCCAGCCAGAGGTCTCAAGTTTTTAAAGCTGCCTCCAGCTTCAGAGAAGGTCCCCAGCCCAGGAGGCCCCCAGCTCAGCCCCCAACTTCCCCGGAACTCCCGAATTCCCTGTCGAAACAGTGGCTCTGATGGCAGCCCCTCCCCACTACTGGCCCGCAGGGGTCTGGGTGGAGGAGAGCTGTCCCCGGAGGGAGCACAGGGCCTGCCCAccagcccttccccctgctcctcagCTCTGGACTCTGCACAGCTCAGACCACCCCCGCCAGCCTTGTCTACCACACTGTCCCCAGGACCCGTGGTTTCTCCCTGCTATGAGAACATTCTGGACCTTTCTCGGAGCACCTTTAGGGGGCCTTCCCCAGAGCCACCTCCATCCCCACTGCAGGTACCCACCTACCCACAATTAACTCTGGAGGTGCCACGGGCCCCTGAGGTCCTCAGAAGTCCTGGAGCTCCCCCCAGCCCTTGCCTCCCAGAACCCTGCTCCTATGGGAGTGCCCAGGAGAAGAGTCTGGACAAAACTGGCTCGGAGTCTCCCCATCCTGGCCGCCGGACCCCCAGCAGCTCATCCAAGAAACCCAACCAGGGGGCCGGGAGGCGACCTGGGGATCCTGGCTACACCCCTCTGCGGGACAGACTGGTGGCCCTGGGGAAACTGAAGACTGGCCCTGAGGGGCCGGAGAAAAACGGGGTGCCAGCCAAGCCTGGCACTGAGAAGGCCCGGGGAGCAGGGAGGTCAGGGGAGAGCCCTGGAGATGtggcacctcccacccccaggcctccTGAGGGGCCAGAAGCCAAGGGGGCCCTGCGGGGGGCAGTGGCCTTGGGCATGAGCAGCCTGAAGCAGCAAGAACCTGGGCTCCTGGGAGACCCCGGGGCCCGCATCTACTCCTCCCACTCCATGGGGGCCCGGGTGGACCTGGAGCCCGTCTCACCGCGGAGCTGCCTCACCAAAGTGGAGCTGGCCAAGAGCCGGCTGGCAGGGGCCCTGtgcccccaggcaccccgcacCCCTGCCAAAGCACCAACCTCAGCCCCCAGCCTTGGCAAGCCCAGTAAGAGCCCCCATGGCAGCCCGACGAAGCTGCCTTCCAAGTCACCCACCAAGGTGGTACCGCGCCCTGTGGCCCCACCGACCACCAAGGAGCCCCCGAAGCCTGACAAGGGGAAGGGCCCGCCTTGGGCTGACTGTGGCAGCGCTCCGGCCCAGCCTAcggcccccacccctggcccagtGGACCCCAGCCAAGGCCCCGAGGGCCGGGCCCCACACTCGGCCATCGAGGAGAAGGTGATGAAGGGCATCGAGGAGAACGTGCTGCGGCTGCAGGGCCAGGAGCGGGCGCCAGGCACTGAGGCCAAGCACCGCAATGCCAGCAGCATTGCGAGCTGGTTCGGCCTGAAGAAGAGCAAGCTGCCGGCACTGAACCGCCGCACCGAGACCACCAAGAGCAAGGAAGGGGCCGGCGGGGGCTCCCCGCTCCGGAAGGAGGGCAAGATGGAAGCCCGGAAACTGGAGGCCGAGAGTCTCAACATCTCCAAGCTGATGGCTAAGGCGGAAGACCTGCGCCGGgccctggaggaggagaaggcctACCTGAGCAGCAGGGCGCGGCCACGGCCTGGAGGCCCAGCCCCGGGACCGAGTACCgggctggggcaggtgcagggccAGCTGGCTGGCATGTACCAGGGCGCAGACACCTTCATGCAGCAGCTCCTCAACAG GGTGGATGGCAAGGAGCTGCCGCCCAAGAACTGGCGGGAGCCCAAACCCGAGTATGGCGATTTCCAGCCAGTGTCCTCTGACCCCAAGAACCCCTGGCCAGCCTGTGGGCCTCGAAATGGCCTGGTGGGGCCTCTTCAGGGCTGTGGAAAACCTCCTGGAAAG CCGAACAGCGAGTCAGGAAGGCGGGAAGAGATGCCCTCAGAGGACAACCTGGCTGAGCCAGTGCCCACCTCACACTTCACAG cctgtgGCTCCTTGACTCGAACCCTGGACAGTGGCATTGGGACCTTTCCACCCCCAGACCATGGCAGCAATGGGACCCCCAGCAAGAATCTTCCCAAGACAAAGCCACCACGGCTGGACCCCCCACCCGGAGTGCCCCCGGCTCGGCCCCCACCCCTTACCAAAGTCCCCCGCCGTGCCCACACGCTGGAGCGTGAGGTGCCAGGCATAGAGGAGCTGCTGGTGAGTGGGCGGCACCCTAGCATGCCGGCCTTCCCCGCGCTGCTCACCGCCACTCCTGGCCACCGGGGCCATCAGCCCTGTCCTGACG ATCCCTGTGAAGACCCAGGTCCTCCCCCTCCCGTCCAGCTGGCTAAGAACTGGACTTTCCCCAACGCAAGGGCAACCAACAGCTCCACTGACCCTTTTCTTTGCCCATCCCGACAATTGGAGGGGCTGCCCAGGACCCCCATG
- the NCKAP5L gene encoding nck-associated protein 5-like isoform X1, translating to MSEAMDQPAGSPGKPRPGEGGDSGTEPGTCQELLHRLRELEAENSALAQANENQRETYERCLDEVANHVVQALLNQKDLREECIKLKKRVFDLERQNQMLSALFQQKLQLTTGSLPQIPLTPLQPPSEPPASPSLSSVEGPTTSLPLGHCVGQREVCWEQQLRPGGPGPPAAPPLALDALSPFLRKKAQILEVLRALEETDPLLLCSPATPWRPPSEGPGSPEPINGELCGPPQPEPSSWAPYLLLGPGSLGGLLHWERLLGAPGEEEGAGRIWGPGRGASQAPGTGSGAPCAPGSSSSSSSDEAGDPNEAPSPDTLLGALARKQLNLGQLLEDTESYLQAFLAGAAGPLSGDLPGPGQPSSPDQGPPQLSKSKGLPKSAWGGVTPEAQRPGFGATSEGQGPLPFLSMFMGAGDAPLGSRPGHPYSSSQVKSKLQIGPSSPGEAQGPLLPSPARGLKFLKLPPASEKVPSPGGPQLSPQLPRNSRIPCRNSGSDGSPSPLLARRGLGGGELSPEGAQGLPTSPSPCSSALDSAQLRPPPPALSTTLSPGPVVSPCYENILDLSRSTFRGPSPEPPPSPLQVPTYPQLTLEVPRAPEVLRSPGAPPSPCLPEPCSYGSAQEKSLDKTGSESPHPGRRTPSSSSKKPNQGAGRRPGDPGYTPLRDRLVALGKLKTGPEGPEKNGVPAKPGTEKARGAGRSGESPGDVAPPTPRPPEGPEAKGALRGAVALGMSSLKQQEPGLLGDPGARIYSSHSMGARVDLEPVSPRSCLTKVELAKSRLAGALCPQAPRTPAKAPTSAPSLGKPSKSPHGSPTKLPSKSPTKVVPRPVAPPTTKEPPKPDKGKGPPWADCGSAPAQPTAPTPGPVDPSQGPEGRAPHSAIEEKVMKGIEENVLRLQGQERAPGTEAKHRNASSIASWFGLKKSKLPALNRRTETTKSKEGAGGGSPLRKEGKMEARKLEAESLNISKLMAKAEDLRRALEEEKAYLSSRARPRPGGPAPGPSTGLGQVQGQLAGMYQGADTFMQQLLNRVDGKELPPKNWREPKPEYGDFQPVSSDPKNPWPACGPRNGLVGPLQGCGKPPGKPNSESGRREEMPSEDNLAEPVPTSHFTACGSLTRTLDSGIGTFPPPDHGSNGTPSKNLPKTKPPRLDPPPGVPPARPPPLTKVPRRAHTLEREVPGIEELLVSGRHPSMPAFPALLTATPGHRGHQPCPDDPCEDPGPPPPVQLAKNWTFPNARATNSSTDPFLCPSRQLEGLPRTPMALPVDRKRSLEPSRPAPPPQGPAFGGSRTPSTSDMGEEGRVASGGPPGLETSESLSDSLYDSLSSCGSQG from the exons ATGTCAGAGGCCATGGACCAGCCCGCTGGGAGTCCTGGAAAGCCGAGGCCGGGAGAGGGTGGTGACAGCGGCACGGAGCCGGGCACCTGCCAGGAGCTGCTGCACCGACTTCGGGAGCTAGAG GCAGAGAACTCGGCGCTTGCCCAGGCCAATGAAAATCAGCGGGAGACCTATGAGCGCTGTCTAGATGAG GTTGCCAACCATGTGGTGCAGGCACTGCTAAACCAGAAG GACCTGCGGGAGGAGTGCATCAAGCTGAAGAAGAGGGTGTTTGACCTGGAACGGCAGAACCAGATGCTGAGTGCCCTGTTTCAGCAGAAACTCCAGCTGACGACAGGCTCCCTCCCTCAG ATCCCACTAACGCCGCTCCAGCCGCCGTCAGAGCCCCCGGCCTCCCCGTCCCTGAGCTCTGTTGAGGGACCGACAACCTCGCTGCCTCTGGGGCACtgtgtggggcagagagag GTATGTTGGGAGCAGCAGCTACGGCCAGGAGGCCCAGGACCCCCAGCTGCCCCACCGCTGGCCCTGGATGCCCTGTCCCCGTTCCTTCGAAAGAAAGCGCAGATCCTGGAGGTGCTGAGAGCCCTGGAAGAGACCGACCCCTTGCTGCTTTGCTCGCCTGCCACCCCGTGGCGACCTCCCAGTGAGGGTCCTGGCTCCCCAGAGCCCATCAATGGCGAGCTGTGTGGCCCACCCCAACCTGAACCCTCCTCCTGGGCCCCCTACCTGCTTCTAGGCCCTGGTAGCCTGGGAGGCCTGCTACACTGGGAGCGCCTCTTGGGGGccccaggggaggaagagggtgcTGGGCGGATCTGGGGCCCTGGTAGGGGCGCTTCCCAGGCTCCAGGCACTGGCTCTGGGGCCCCCTGTGCCCCAGGCAgcagctcctcctcttcctctgatgAGGCGGGTGACCCCAATGAGGCTCCCAGCCCGGACACCCTACTTGGGGCCCTGGCCCGCAAACAGTTGAACCTGGGCCAGCTCCTTGAGGACACAGAGTCTTACCTGCAGGCCTTCTTGGCTGGGGCTGCGGGCCCACTCAGTGGGGACCTGCCAGGTCCCGGGCAGCCATCTTCTCCAGACCAGGGGCCCCCACAGCTGTCCAAGTCCAAAGGCCTCCCCAAGTCAGCTTGGGGTGGGGTTACTCCAGAGGCCCAGAGGCCAGGCTTTGGTGCTACCTCAGAGGGCCAggggcccctccccttcctcagcaTGTTCATGGGTGCGGGTGATGCCCCCCTCGGCTCACGGCCTGGCCACCCCTACTCCTCATCTCAGGTGAAAAGCAAGCTCCAAATTGGCCCCTCTTCTCCTGGGGAAGCCCAGGGGCCACTTCTGCCCTCTCCAGCCAGAGGTCTCAAGTTTTTAAAGCTGCCTCCAGCTTCAGAGAAGGTCCCCAGCCCAGGAGGCCCCCAGCTCAGCCCCCAACTTCCCCGGAACTCCCGAATTCCCTGTCGAAACAGTGGCTCTGATGGCAGCCCCTCCCCACTACTGGCCCGCAGGGGTCTGGGTGGAGGAGAGCTGTCCCCGGAGGGAGCACAGGGCCTGCCCAccagcccttccccctgctcctcagCTCTGGACTCTGCACAGCTCAGACCACCCCCGCCAGCCTTGTCTACCACACTGTCCCCAGGACCCGTGGTTTCTCCCTGCTATGAGAACATTCTGGACCTTTCTCGGAGCACCTTTAGGGGGCCTTCCCCAGAGCCACCTCCATCCCCACTGCAGGTACCCACCTACCCACAATTAACTCTGGAGGTGCCACGGGCCCCTGAGGTCCTCAGAAGTCCTGGAGCTCCCCCCAGCCCTTGCCTCCCAGAACCCTGCTCCTATGGGAGTGCCCAGGAGAAGAGTCTGGACAAAACTGGCTCGGAGTCTCCCCATCCTGGCCGCCGGACCCCCAGCAGCTCATCCAAGAAACCCAACCAGGGGGCCGGGAGGCGACCTGGGGATCCTGGCTACACCCCTCTGCGGGACAGACTGGTGGCCCTGGGGAAACTGAAGACTGGCCCTGAGGGGCCGGAGAAAAACGGGGTGCCAGCCAAGCCTGGCACTGAGAAGGCCCGGGGAGCAGGGAGGTCAGGGGAGAGCCCTGGAGATGtggcacctcccacccccaggcctccTGAGGGGCCAGAAGCCAAGGGGGCCCTGCGGGGGGCAGTGGCCTTGGGCATGAGCAGCCTGAAGCAGCAAGAACCTGGGCTCCTGGGAGACCCCGGGGCCCGCATCTACTCCTCCCACTCCATGGGGGCCCGGGTGGACCTGGAGCCCGTCTCACCGCGGAGCTGCCTCACCAAAGTGGAGCTGGCCAAGAGCCGGCTGGCAGGGGCCCTGtgcccccaggcaccccgcacCCCTGCCAAAGCACCAACCTCAGCCCCCAGCCTTGGCAAGCCCAGTAAGAGCCCCCATGGCAGCCCGACGAAGCTGCCTTCCAAGTCACCCACCAAGGTGGTACCGCGCCCTGTGGCCCCACCGACCACCAAGGAGCCCCCGAAGCCTGACAAGGGGAAGGGCCCGCCTTGGGCTGACTGTGGCAGCGCTCCGGCCCAGCCTAcggcccccacccctggcccagtGGACCCCAGCCAAGGCCCCGAGGGCCGGGCCCCACACTCGGCCATCGAGGAGAAGGTGATGAAGGGCATCGAGGAGAACGTGCTGCGGCTGCAGGGCCAGGAGCGGGCGCCAGGCACTGAGGCCAAGCACCGCAATGCCAGCAGCATTGCGAGCTGGTTCGGCCTGAAGAAGAGCAAGCTGCCGGCACTGAACCGCCGCACCGAGACCACCAAGAGCAAGGAAGGGGCCGGCGGGGGCTCCCCGCTCCGGAAGGAGGGCAAGATGGAAGCCCGGAAACTGGAGGCCGAGAGTCTCAACATCTCCAAGCTGATGGCTAAGGCGGAAGACCTGCGCCGGgccctggaggaggagaaggcctACCTGAGCAGCAGGGCGCGGCCACGGCCTGGAGGCCCAGCCCCGGGACCGAGTACCgggctggggcaggtgcagggccAGCTGGCTGGCATGTACCAGGGCGCAGACACCTTCATGCAGCAGCTCCTCAACAG GGTGGATGGCAAGGAGCTGCCGCCCAAGAACTGGCGGGAGCCCAAACCCGAGTATGGCGATTTCCAGCCAGTGTCCTCTGACCCCAAGAACCCCTGGCCAGCCTGTGGGCCTCGAAATGGCCTGGTGGGGCCTCTTCAGGGCTGTGGAAAACCTCCTGGAAAG CCGAACAGCGAGTCAGGAAGGCGGGAAGAGATGCCCTCAGAGGACAACCTGGCTGAGCCAGTGCCCACCTCACACTTCACAG cctgtgGCTCCTTGACTCGAACCCTGGACAGTGGCATTGGGACCTTTCCACCCCCAGACCATGGCAGCAATGGGACCCCCAGCAAGAATCTTCCCAAGACAAAGCCACCACGGCTGGACCCCCCACCCGGAGTGCCCCCGGCTCGGCCCCCACCCCTTACCAAAGTCCCCCGCCGTGCCCACACGCTGGAGCGTGAGGTGCCAGGCATAGAGGAGCTGCTGGTGAGTGGGCGGCACCCTAGCATGCCGGCCTTCCCCGCGCTGCTCACCGCCACTCCTGGCCACCGGGGCCATCAGCCCTGTCCTGACG ATCCCTGTGAAGACCCAGGTCCTCCCCCTCCCGTCCAGCTGGCTAAGAACTGGACTTTCCCCAACGCAAGGGCAACCAACAGCTCCACTGACCCTTTTCTTTGCCCATCCCGACAATTGGAGGGGCTGCCCAGGACCCCCATG